The following are encoded together in the Bombus pascuorum chromosome 10, iyBomPasc1.1, whole genome shotgun sequence genome:
- the LOC132911072 gene encoding kinesin-like protein KIF3B, producing MDKSDNQLKTWKKKSMKTSGSADVVTQRVQVVVRCRPMDEKELARGYTRVVDVFPSRGVVEIRHPRDDPSTDNVKVFTFDAVYDWNSSQQDLYEETVRPLVSSVLDGFNGTIFAYGQTGTGKTYTMEGLKSDHERRGVIPRSFEHIFNHIGRSENMQYLVRASYLEIYQEEIRDLLQPDQSLRFELKEKPDTGVFVKDLSTSVCKSAVEIQQLMNTGNQNRTIGATNMNEHSSRSHAIFLITIEMGSIDDSSGIRVGRLNLVDLAGSERQSKTGASGERLKEASKINLSLSALGNVISALVDGKTTHVPYRDSKLTRLLQDSLGGNSKTIMVANIGPASYNYDESLTTLRYANRAKNIKNKPKINEDPKDALLRQYQEEIGRLKEKLAQKGTVQRRKKKSKRKKGDEAMDSESEAEDSRGEDNKIETDKKLIAEQLKAEKQETEALIMRIKDLESKMLCGGKNIIDHTNEQQRTLEQKAAEIAERKKREVEMQQKLEDEELTMLGVKETYSNLQQEVDVKSRKLRKCFNKLQVLKQELEDVTNDFNRDRRDLEQTQHELMKELKLKYLIIENFIPDEEKNKILSRIHLDEEEDGWVVKDTEPSSVDLIRRPTSIPGARRPVSEYARIALAMGGGSRYAGENILNLDLDMPARTTLDYQGPAIAPTIQAVLEEALRDEGDIDVDASSAKLRSKPRLQSAKIRPKSVGKIPQIPAPVYPKMRGLVPK from the coding sequence ATGGATAAGTCGGACAACCAGCTGAAAACCTGGAAAAAGAAGAGCATGAAGACGAGTGGCTCGGCGGACGTCGTGACCCAGCGCGTCCAGGTGGTCGTGCGTTGCAGACCGATGGACGAGAAGGAGTTAGCCCGTGGTTATACGCGTGTGGTCGACGTATTCCCTTCGAGGGGAGTGGTCGAGATTCGTCATCCGCGGGACGATCCTTCCACCGACAATGTGAAAGTTTTCACGTTCGATGCGGTCTATGACTGGAATTCCAGCCAACAAGACCTCTACGAGGAAACGGTCAGACCACTGGTATCCTCGGTTCTTGACGGTTTCAACGGTACCATCTTCGCTTACGGTCAAACCGGAACAGGCAAAACGTACACCATGGAGGGCCTGAAGAGCGATCACGAGAGACGCGGTGTAATTCCACGATCGTTCGAGCATATTTTTAATCACATAGGCAGATCAGAGAACATGCAATACCTGGTGAGAGCTAGTTACCTTGAAATATATCAGGAAGAGATTCGCGACCTTTTGCAGCCCGACCAGAGTCTCAGATTCGAGTTGAAGGAGAAACCAGACACTGGTGTATTCGTTAAAGATCTATCCACGTCGGTGTGTAAGAGCGCCGTTGAAATTCAGCAGTTGATGAACACCGGAAATCAGAATAGAACCATTGGCGCGACGAATATGAACGAACATAGTTCTAGGTCGCACGCGATATTTTTGATCACTATTGAAATGGGATCGATCGACGATAGCAGTGGGATTAGGGTCGGTCGTCTGAACCTGGTAGATCTCGCGGGCAGTGAAAGGCAAAGCAAGACCGGAGCCTCTGGCGAGAGACTCAAGGAAGCCAGTAAAATCAATTTGAGCTTATCAGCGCTAGGAAATGTAATCTCGGCCTTGGTAGACGGGAAAACAACGCACGTGCCGTATAGAGATTCCAAGTTAACGCGGCTGCTGCAAGACTCTTTAGGTGGCAACTCGAAGACCATCATGGTTGCAAACATTGGCCCCGCTAGTTACAATTACGACGAGTCTTTGACAACGTTACGGTACGCGAATCGGGCCAAGAACATTAAGAACAAAccgaaaataaacgaagatcCGAAGGACGCGTTATTGAGACAGTATCAGGAAGAGATCGGTCGATTGAAGGAGAAGCTGGCGCAAAAGGGCACTGTGCAGAGACGAAAGAAGAAgtcgaagagaaagaagggagACGAAGCTATGGACTCGGAGTCCGAAGCGGAAGACAGTCGGGGAGAGGATAACAAAATAGAGACggataagaaattaattgcgGAGCAATTGAAAGCCGAGAAACAAGAGACGGAGGCACTCATAATGAGAATAAAGGATTTGGAAAGTAAGATGCTTTGCGGTGGTAAGAATATCATTGACCATACTAACGAACAACAGAGAACCCTGGAACAGAAAGCGGCGGAAATTgccgagagaaagaaacgagaggtCGAAATGCAACAGAAACTGGAGGACGAGGAGCTAACTATGCTAGGCGTGAAAGAAACATATTCGAACTTGCAACAAGAAGTGGATGTAAAGTCGAGGAAGCTCAGGAAATGTTTCAATAAGTTACAAGTTCTCAAGCAGGAACTCGAGGACGTCACCAACGACTTCAACAGAGACAGAAGAGACTTAGAACAAACTCAACACGAGCTAATGAAGGAACTAAAACTAAAGTATCTTATAATCGAGAATTTCATTCCCGACGAAGAGAAGAATAAGATCCTATCGAGAATTCACctggacgaagaagaagacggTTGGGTAGTAAAGGATACAGAACCATCCAGCGTAGACTTGATAAGGAGACCCAcgtcgattcctggtgctcgTAGGCCAGTCTCGGAATATGCTCGAATTGCTCTAGCCATGGGAGGAGGTAGTCGTTACGCGggtgaaaatatattgaatctAGACCTAGATATGCCAGCTAGAACAACGCTAGACTATCAAGGACCCGCTATCGCACCTACGATTCAAGCTGTTCTCGAAGAAGCGTTGCGAGACGAAGGAGATATCGACGTGGACGCGTCTAGTGCGAAACTTAGATCGAAACCACGTTTACAATCCGCGAAAATACGACCTAAAAGCGTTGGAAAGATCCCTCAAATCCCAGCGCCGGTTTATCCAAAGATGAGAGGTCTCGTACCGAAgtag
- the LOC132911057 gene encoding PAT complex subunit CCDC47-like isoform X2, with protein sequence MKLWLVVVHIILVATNVWVTAHFHEELPEDNEFAEFEDFEEEKPVQTINDHNIEHLKESNNNQDFDEEDVLIVDGDSEFDHFQDEEEFEGLDAAGGNAGPKSDEPSTLTITKIPLHLRARWDSFYLEILMIIGLLVYFINYVAGRFKNAHIAEVWLMEHKQLLLDNFSLVGDTGKSSKDMSESSLVKESQSHYSLYCSGRVGCDSMLIELKLIKRQDLVAVLAQLVRPQNDQAHIRVELAKDETDNFVLAIATKRTAMHLVRDMADISVYCPEKRPGEKFGLPSSFYVMSEIAEAASAILDTRVLQAFSKFAPYIDYIHISDQFSGPKQQEDTTQLTMPEVKRVLLVGLNISIKGRTTNAEGQEKLKLLLQLTFYLLDKLRRFKLSKEGKSKADKNRLKVEEAFLKTTHAARAEAAAQRREERRRAEKERILQEEDPDKQRKWEEKEQRRLAKKRAPKMKQLKVKAL encoded by the exons atgaaattgtggTTAGTTGTAGTTCACATCATCTTGGTTGCAACCAACGTATGGGTCACAGCACATTTTCATGAAGAACTTCCCGAAGACAATGAATTTGCAGAGTTTGAAGATTTTGAAGAAGAGAAGCCAGTTCAAACAATCAATGATCATAATATAGAACATCTTAAAGaatcaaataataatcaagATTTTGACGAGGAAGATGTTTTAATTGTAGATGGTGATAGTGAATTTGATCATTTCCAAGATGAAGAAGAATTTGAAGGATTAGATGCAGCTGGAGGAAATGCAGGGCCAAAAAGTGATGAACCTTCTACTTtaacaattacaaaaataccaCTTCATCTGCGTGCAAGATGGGATAGCTTTTACTTAGAGATACTAATGATTATTGGGCTATtagtatattttatcaattatgtAGCAGGGCGTTTTAAAAATGCCCATATAGCAGAGGTGTGGCTCATGGAGCATAAGCAGCTTTTGCTAGATAATTTCTCTCTTGTCGGAGATACAGGAAAATCAAGCAAAGATATGTCTGAAAGTAGTTTGGTAAAAGAAAGTCAGTCTCATTATAGCTTGTATTGTTCAGGGAGAGTTGGGTGCGATTCCATGTtaattgaattgaaattaattaagaggCAAGATTTGGTTGCGGTACTAGCACAGCTTGTGAGGCCTCAAAATGATCAGGCCCATATACGTGTAGAATTAGCAAAAGATGAAAcagataattttgtattagcAATAGCTACAAAAAGGACTGCAATGCATTTAGTACGTGATATGGCTGATATTAGTGTTTATTGTCCAGAAAAGAGACCAGGGGAAAAATTTGGTCTTCCATCAAGTTTTTATGTAATGTCTGAAATTGCTGAAGCAGCATCAGCTATTTTAGATACAAGAGTTTTACAAGCATTTTCAAAGTTTGCACCgtatatagattatatacatattagtGATCAATTTAGTGGTCCAAAACAACAAGA agATACAACTCAGTTAACAATGCCTGAAGTGAAAAGAGTTTTACTTGTTGGACtaaatataagtattaaaGGACGTACAACTAATGCAGAAGgtcaagaaaaattaaaactccTTTTACAATTAACCTTCTATTTATTAGATAAATTACGTCGCTTTAAATTATCCAAAGAG GGTAAAAGTAAAGCGgataaaaatagattaaaagTAGAGGAAGCATTTTTAAAGACAACTCATGCAGCCAGAGCTGAAGCAGCTGCACAGCGAAGAGAAGAACGTCGTAGAGCTGAAAAGGAACGTATATTACAAGAAGAAGATCCTGATAAACAAAGAAAGTgggaagagaaagaacaaCGAAGATTGGCTAAAAAACGAGCACCTAAAATGAAGCAGCTTAAGGTGAAAGCATTATGA